The following are encoded in a window of Fusarium falciforme chromosome 11, complete sequence genomic DNA:
- a CDS encoding Carboxylic ester hydrolase: protein MVSQIVMNLSSLLFPSLLQGSHVFSETGVDFATRCADFATSLQLPDTKVWFTEHVSPGTKISFPDNHETCRRPEQVVDVELCRVAMSVATSPISNISFEAWLPSNWTGRFLSTGNGGMSGCIQYEDIAYGVGLGFATVGANNGLNGTSALPMFHHPEVVEDYAYRSVHTGVVVGKQVTKQFYGQGHTKSYYLGCSTGGRQGFKEAQDFPEDFDGIVAGAPAFAFGGLMSRSASFWAIDGPPGSPSYLSLDDWDMVHKDVLTQCDRLDGVEDGVIEDPNLCQYRPESLICTEGQTEKCLTSHQAEAVRRIFSPLFGSDGNFIYPRLQPGGTHGFHYVVNDNPFPYSTEWLRYVIYENADWDPSTTNTKDYEAMIEKNPYNVQTWKGDLSGIRNRGAKILHYHGLQDGMISSEISQIYYDYVSRTMGLSNTELDKFYRFFRISGCGHCAWGDGASHIGSKLINLGGLDPESNLLLAVVRWVEEGIPPETIMGYRYVDGEREKGVDYKRRHCRYPFRNVWDRVGDAKDPDSWSCQL from the coding sequence ATGGTGTCTCAAATCGTCATgaatctctcctctcttcttttcccctCTTTGTTGCAGGGATCTCATGTGTTCTCTGAAACTGGTGTCGACTTTGCTACCCGGTGCGCCGATTTCGCGACGTCACTCCAACTACCAGACACCAAGGTGTGGTTCACCGAACATGTATCGCCTGGCACCAAAATCAGCTTTCCGGATAACCATGAAACCTGTCGGCGACCTGAGCAGGTAGTCGACGTTGAGCTATGCCGCGTCGCCATGTCGGTTGCCACATCTCCCATCTCGAATATCAGCTTTGAGGCTTGGCTTCCTTCCAACTGGACGGGCCGGTTTTTAAGCACCGGTAATGGGGGCATGTCTGGGTGCATCCAATATGAGGACATAGCCTACGGAGTAGGACTTGGTTTTGCAACTGTCGGTGCGAACAACGGTCTCAATGGTACATCGGCCCTTCCCATGTTTCACCACCCAGAGGTGGTAGAGGACTACGCCTATCGCTCCGTGCACACCGGCGTTGTCGTTGGAAAGCAGGTCACCAAGCAGTTTTATGGTCAAGGCCACACCAAGTCTTACTATCTGGGATGTTCCACCGGCGGGCGACAAGGATtcaaagaagcccaagattTTCCGGAGGATTTCGATGGCATCGTTGCTGGAGCTCCTGCGTTTGCTTTCGGGGGTCTCATGTCTCGTTCTGCGAGCTTTTGGGCTATCGATGGTCCTCCTGGTTCTCCCTCATATCTCAGCCTTGATGACTGGGACATGGTTCACAAGGATGTGCTCACGCAGTGCGATCGTTTGGATGGAGTTGAAGATGGTGTCATTGAGGACCCCAACCTTTGCCAATATCGCCCGGAATCTCTCATTTGCACCGAAGGGCAAACTGAAAAGTGCTTGACTTCGCATCAAGCTGAGGCTGTTCGACGCATCTTTTCTCCCTTGTTCGGTTCTGACGGAAACTTCATCTACCCAAGACTCCAGCCCGGAGGCACGCACGGTTTTCATTACGTCGTCAATGACAATCCCTTCCCCTACTCTACGGAATGGCTCAGATATGTCATCTACGAGAACGCAGACTGGGATCCCAGCACGACCAACACCAAAGACTACGAGGCAATGATTGAGAAGAACCCATATAATGTCCAGACGTGGAAGGGAGATCTCTCAGGGATTAGGAACCGTGGGGCCAAAATTCTTCACTACCATGGTCTTCAAGATGGCATGATCAGCAGCGAAATCTCGCAGATTTATTACGACTACGTCTCGCGGACAATGGGCCTCAGCAACACTGAGTTAGACAAGTTCTATAGGTTCTTCCGTATTAGCGGATGCGGACACTGCGCTTGGGGCGATGGAGCCTCGCATATCGGATCGAAGCTGATCAACCTCGGTGGGTTGGACCCTGAGAGCAACCTGCTTCTTGCTGTCGTGAGATGGGTCGAAGAGGGTATTCCGCCTGAGACCATCATGGGATATCGATACGTGGATGGAGAGCGAGAAAAGGGAGTTGATTACAAGAGGAGGCACTGCAGATATCCTTTCAGGAATGTCTGGGATCGTGTTGGTGATGCGAAGGATCCAGACAGTTGGAGTTGTCAACTGTAA
- a CDS encoding Amine oxidase, translating to MRHSYSQLLAVFCGVLLGTSQAVAVPRGGTCKKTKVAILGAGVAGITAAQTLSNASIHDFLIVEHNDYVGGRLRKTSFGEGPDGKPLTVELGANWVEGLESEKGNQNPIWRLAQKHGIKNTQSNYTKLLTYDENGPANFSEEIGEFDEKLEIAMADAGLILKNNLQDTSTRAGLGLAGWRPGRDMKKQAAEWWGWDFEMVYPPEQCGFLYTIAVQNATFDHFSDETNLVIDQRGFSAWLLGEADEFLKENDPRLLLNTTVDKIAYDTNGVKIITKDGDCIEADYAICTFSVGVLQNDVITFEPELPRWKQEPIQQFQMGTYTKIFMQFNESFWPKDTEFFLYADPKERGYYPLFQALDAPGFVEGSNVLFGTVTGEQSYHAEQQSDEETLEEIMEVLHTIFPGTEIPKPTAFMYPRWSREEWAFGSFSNWPPGMTLEKHQNMRANVDRLWFAGEANSAQFFGYLQGAYFEGQEIGDRIARIIGGKDTEVAL from the exons ATGCGTCACTCTTACTCGCAACTCCTCGCAGTCTTCTGCGGAGTCCTTCTAGGCACAAGCCAAGCCGTTGCCGTCCCCCGGGGAGGCACGTGCAAGAAAACCAAGGTCGCTATCCTTGGTGCCGGTGTGGCTGGAATCACAGCTGCCCAAACCCTCTCCAACGCCTCCATCCATGACTTCCTGATTGTTGAGCACAACGACTACGTCGGTGGACGCTTAAGGAAGACCTCCTTTGGCGAAGGCCCCGACGGCAAGCCACTGACGGTTGAGCTCGGTGCCAACTGGGTCGAAGGTCTTGAGTCTGAGAAGGGGAACCAGAACCCCATCTGGCGTCTCGCTCAGAAGCACGGTATCAAGAACACCCAGTCAAACTACACCAAGCTCCTTACCTATGACGAAAATGGGCCTGCCAATTTCTCAGAAGAAATCGGCGAGTTTgatgagaagctcgagattgCCATGGCGGATGCTGGTCTCATCCTGAAGAACAACCTCCAAGATACGTCGACACGTGcaggtcttggccttgctggcTGGAGACCTGGTCGGGACATGAAGAAGCAAGCTGCTGAGTGGTGGGGATGGGACTTTGAGATGGTGTATCCTCCTGAGCAATGCGGCTTTTTGTACACCATTGCTGTGCAGAACGCTACTTTCGACCACTTCAGTGACGAGACGAATCTTGTCATCGATCAGCGTGGCTTCAGTGCCTGGCTCCTTGGAGAGGCGGACGAGTTCTTGAAGGAGAACGATCCCAGACTACTGCTCAACACCACCGTCGACAAGATCGCCTATGATACAAATGGTGTCAAAATCATCACCAAAGACGGTGACTGCATTGAAGCCGACTACGCCATCTGCACCTTCTCCGTCGGAGTTCTTCAGAACGATGTCATCACCTTTGAGCCTGAGCTACCCCGATGGAAGCAAGAGCCTATCCAACAGTTCCAGATGGGTACCTACACAAAGATCTTCATGCAGTTCAACGAGTCTTTCTGGCCCAAGGATACTGAGTTCTTCCTCTACGCCGATCCCAAGGAGCGTGGCTACTATCCTCTGTTCCAAGCACTGGACGCCCCTGGCTTTGTCGAAGGTTCCAATGTGCTCTTTGGAACAGTGACGGGAGAGCAGTCGTACCATGCCGAGCAGCAGTCTGATGAGGAGACGTTGGAAGAGATCATGGAGGTTCTTCACACCATTTTCCCTGGTACGGAGATCCCTAAGCCCACGGCTTTCATGTACCCCAGATGGAGTCGGGAAGA GTGGGCATTTGGATCCTTCAGCAACTGGCCCCCAGGTATGACCCTGGAGAAGCACCAGAACATGCGAGCCAACGTCGACCGTCTCTGGTTTGCCGGCGAGGCCAATTCTGCGCAGTTCTTCGGTTACCTCCAGGGCGCCTATTTTGAGGGCCAGGAGATTGGCGACCGGATCGCCAGGATCATTGGAGGCAAGGACACTGAAGTAGCCCTCTAG
- a CDS encoding Aa-trans domain-containing protein has translation MSTDNKQDKSQGEMAAPERQRQYSLQGADDINTVNEGGDIMETKEQSDEPVQNIFNQGGKNYRTLGRWDTVFVLVTNQVGLGVLSLPGCLKVLGVVPGVIAIIGLGSLSAYTAFELLQFYRRYPHVVNVVDMCGIVAGRPLEIIAGIGLMIKVMMTCASASVTLSVSFNTLSNHAICTVGFVSIAVVACWVLCLPRTVQFVSQSGIPSTISIMAAALIVMIGLGVAQPSQAPPGWEKEIEIIGHPTFRQGLNACLKICYAYAGNISFVSYMAEMKNPSKDFPMALACLEVFSITLYTIVAIAIYCLAGEYTTSPALGSAPKIPAMAAYGVVLPAVFATAMAFGHTGIKYMYVVVMRAIKATDQVTDKSFKSWSIWVACVTLYWIIVWVISNAIPIFDSILSISSATTIAWFTFGLSAIFWFHLNWGNLTKDWKKITLSIINGLLIVQSVFMNAGGLWSSISELIAIFEDDKSSVRGAFSCGDNSVV, from the coding sequence atgTCCACGGACAACAAACAAGACAAGTCTCAAGGCGAGATGGCCGCTCCCGAGAGACAACGCCAGTACTCCCTCCAAGGCGCCGATGATATCAACACTGTCAACGAAGGCGGCGACATCATGGAGACCAAAGAACAATCGGACGAGCCGGTACAAAACATCTTCAACCAAGGCGGCAAGAACTATCGAACTCTCGGTCGATGGGACACTGTCTTCGTCCTGGTCACCAACCAGGTCGGCCTCGGCGTTCTGTCTCTCCCAGGCTGTCTCAAGGTTCTCGGTGTCGTTCCCGGtgtcatcgccatcatcggtCTTGGTTCTCTCTCTGCCTACACTGCTTTCGAGTTGCTCCAGTTCTACCGGCGCTATCCCCATGTCGTCAACGTCGTCGACATGTGCGGTATCGTTGCTGGTAGGCCACTTGAAATCATTGCAGGTATTGGATTAATGATCAAGGTCATGATGACTTGCGCCTCCGCCAGTGTTACCCTCTCCGTCTCATTTAATACTCTTAGCAACCACGCCATATGCACAGTCGGCTTCGTCAGTATTGCCGTTGTCGCTTGCTGGGTTCTCTGCCTTCCCCGTACCGTCCAGTTTGTGTCGCAGTCCGGTATTCCCTCTACCATCAGTATCATGGCCGCTGCCCTTATCGTCATGATTGGTCTTGGTGTTGCACAGCCCTCTCAGGCCCCTCCTGGCTGGGAAAAGGAAATCGAAATCATCGGCCACCCTACCTTCCGTCAAGGTCTTAACGCCTGTCTCAAGATCTGCTACGCCTATGCCGGTAATATCAGCTTCGTCTCGTACATGGCTGAGATGAAGAACCCAAGCAAGGACTTTCCCATGGCCCTGGCTTGCCTCGAGgtcttctccatcactcTTTATACCATTGTGGCTATCGCCATCTACTGTCTGGCCGGAGAATATACCACCTCGCCAGCCCTCGGCTCCGCACCAAAGATCCCTGCTATGGCTGCTTACGGTGTTGTCTTGCCTGCTGTCTTTGCCACGGCCATGGCCTTCGGACACACCGGAATCAAGTACATGTACGTTGTGGTTATGAGAGCTATCAAGGCCACAGACCAGGTCACCGACAAGAGCTTCAAGTCCTGGAGCATTTGGGTGGCTTGCGTGACCCTTTACTGGATCATCGTGTGGGTGATTTCCAACGCTATTCCCATCTTTGATTCCATCCTGTCCATCTCCTCGGCGACAACGATTGCTTGGTTCACCTTTGGTCTGAGCGCTATCTTCTGGTTCCACCTTAACTGGGGTAACCTCACCAAGGACTGGAAGAAGATCACTCTGAGCATTATCAACGGTCTTCTCATTGTACAGTCCGTTTTCATGAATGCTGGCGGTTTGTGGTCTTCGATCTCTGAGTTGATTGCTATTTTCGAGGATGACAAGAGCTCGGTCAGGGGCGCCTTTTCTTGCGGTGACAACTCTGTTGTATAA